The Periplaneta americana isolate PAMFEO1 chromosome 10, P.americana_PAMFEO1_priV1, whole genome shotgun sequence genomic interval tagatcgactattggtcagattttttgtattcgacagataatggagaaaaaatgggagtataagggtacagtacatctgttattcatagatttcaaaaaggcatatgactcggttaagagggaagtattatatgatattcttattgaatttggtattcccaagaaactagttcgattaattaaaatgtgtctcagtgaaacatacagcagagtccgtataggtcagtttgtatctgatgcctttccaattcactgcgggctaaagcagggagatgcactatcacctttactttttaacttcgcgctagaatatgccattaggaaagttcaggataacaggcagggtttggaattgaacgggttacatcagcttcttgtctatgcggatgacgtgaatatattaggagaaaatacacaaacgattagggaaaacacggaaattttatttgaagcaagtagagcgatcggtttggaagtaaatcccgaaaagataaagtatatgattatgtctcgtgaccagaatattgtacgaaatggaaatataaaaattggagatttatccttcgaagaggtggaaaaattcaaatatcttggagcaacagtaacaattataaatgacactcgggaggaaattaaacgcagaataaatatgggaaatgcgtgttattattcggttgagaagctcttatcatccagtctgctgtccaaaaatctgaaagttagaatttataaaacagttatattaccggttcttctgtatggttgtgaaacttggactctcactctgagagaggaacataggttcagggtgtttgagaataaggtgctaaggaaaatatttggggctaagcgggatgaagttacaggagaatggagaaagttacacaacacagaactgcacgcattgtattcttcacctgacataattaggaacattaaatccagacgtttgagatgggcagggcatgtagcacgtatgggcgaatccagaaatgcatatagagtgttagttgggagaccggaggggaaaaagacctttagggaggccgagacgtagatgggaggataatattaaaatggatttgagggaggtggggtatgatgatagagactggattaatcttgctcaggatagggaccgctggcgggcttatgtgagggcggcaatgaaccttcgggttccttaaaagccatttgtaagtaagtaagtatattaaattccaccataaactcgaagatacctgcaagaaataagttaatataatttttgtttgtgcaaaacgaactgaaatttactataatagcttcactcattcaagattatagcgataattaactatgaaaccaataaatattaatttgcatttccctttacaacaataataatggaaatatgaattaatggagtaacttacgtgtaccggtacttgtagtgtaggcttacgtagttaacaaagtgggatgaggttaagcaataataatcacaccagaattggaaataaaacgtgatcaataaatgttattgtaacagactttttctatgtctccagtaaagcaacaaataaaaataacaacaaaattaacggctataattaaaaacatgtcctttgaaaaaaaaaaaattggcctaagcaataataatcccaccagaattgaaaataaaacgtgatcaataaatttcattaaaacaaacttaatttttctacgtctttagtaaaataacacataaaaataataacaaaattaataactacaattaaaaatatatcctctgaaaaaaaaaagcagacctaatctttatttctcttgaaatttagcagaccaagtgacagaactttaagcggtatctaatgtcctttcggttagactgaaacatttcattgtgaaatttaaggatataatgtattctaacagtcgcaaagaacttcaaaattaagagttttgtttctgcacagcattcttgtggaaacccaggaacctttctgaatctttcggaaatcggaaaaaggataactctggcctctttctcttactgttgctacagtttatagcactacaaacgtctcctccttgtcccatattattattcaaattattatattttagccattaacattttcattacaaccaataacgaacatttcacaagcatcaatgtgaaatacgcaacgagctagcactcgatagaaatacgacacagtccaaagtcgaccatggacagtctattgtttctagttgctaaccgcttggagcgctttatcacgagatttgcaaaaaaaacacttcaagcttcgcgactgtatatagtagactgtgagtgtacattaatcagcttatgataatctgatcaaaattcataatggacgaTAAACCAATCATACAGTGCAACCAACCGtttacttaaataaaaataatacaagaggatgacacctattatgaatatttaggccctgggtttaggtcactggaaaactggacagagcaaatgttggcaccctaacctctttctttaacttcatccattctattaccaaacaaaaatgtgaaacaataattgtgccaattcaccaaacaaaaggctgtttttattacattatttataaatattcatttttattgagcatgtatttaacaattatttcaacatcctaccttaaaatactttctcttgctcccttgcgctgggtatttgcccattctaaccaattataaactagggcctgtgaatattacataaatagattaggtcacatactacaatgttaaaaataaaagcaatttcccttagaattatcaagatcctgggtacatcaggtaggcctaatttagtgggtTATCCAACACGTTAAAAAGCTGTAAgttgtcttcttgaaattaattaagatcgtgattttcggagggaaaggaataaactaaaggaaattaatttttatattaaaatgaatccaCATATGCCATCAGATAATACACATTAACACAAGACACAAGTTATTGTGCGATCTTGCCTATCAGAGAAAAGTGAAATCGAGAAtgctttccaataaattcaagaaaactaCTGATTAAATGATAGACAACACTTAACATggatataaatgatttatttgtgGTGCCTATTTGTGAAACTAGTAGatgcattccttctttatttacGTTGATTTGATTATAGCATTAATTCTTTGTAAACAGCTGACATCCTGATCTGTGGCTGACATGTTGACGCGCCATCAGTAATAAAGCtattgttcagtgtagccaacacatgAGAAGCCATGAGCATCTAGTGCCAACATTAGTTTAAACGGGTGGACTGCCAGAtattatggagaaaatggaagcatgtttaaactgaatagtaaagttgaacgggtttaatttattccaagtttaactaactttggagaaaacggccctaaacgatgcaatataactgccgccatttgttatgttgagtctcagctattgtgaaatgtacatgctaaaacggtttaagtacatgttaCGTTAGTGCACTAGCTTTATCTATGGTGTGGTAGCACCTTTACTTGTCTGTGTcctgcgcatgcgcagtgtcccaTCATTGGACTTAGAAGAATTTCTTGCGGGACACTAAGTGCAGTTTCTCccatatttttctccgcatatgtatgtttttcttatttttatttagtgatattattattaatttttagcgacatttctggggattttttaacaaactttggagaaatTAAGCTACTTTTTtgctgaaaagttagcgagattgtagggtgaaatgttggcaacactgatttgttattatgttgtgttgtgttatttgtgtttTGGTGGGTTAGGGCGGCAGGCGGCGGTGGCATTAACTTTGAATAGGTTCGAAAATTGTTTATGTCATATTAAAGATAGTTAAAGTGGATACATATATATTGGCTTACAATGTATAATGGGGTGTAAATATAGTTTGTTGTATTTAAAACGCAATTTGAGGAATGGCTTTGCCTGATTTTTAAGCAATGTAAGATTCAAAATGCCCAAAAAAATGATTACAAAAAGTTGTCCCAAATGCGTTCAGCAGGTAAGAGTAATGTCTTTTATTGTTTAAAGTACTACACAGAAGTGCATTTATGCGTCTGTTACTTTTCTATATGTAGTAATAGTACTGAGGTACAAAATGCCTAACTACGCACAATATTATGTCAATAAAACATCCTTTCCctttaataattttacttttgttataactaatatactttgcatattgcTGATCGGCGTAGAACAGTTTTCCCCGTTACTAAAATAaagattgaattaattaaaaaaattgcctaTTTAGTAAAATGTAAGTGTGTTGTATTTAACTTAAATTTTGTACATTGTACTTAGTTAAAATTCTGTAATAAATGTGTACTTAGTTAAAAGTAATTCTGTAATAAATGTCTGTATGATACATATTTTCTAAATTGGTTTACAAACACTTTTTGGAAAATGTAAATACGTAGGAGAAAACTTTAGTATACGGTTTCCTCACTGTCAGCAAATTAAAATAGGTTTATTTCCGTAGTCATATTAAGAATCGATTTTATAGTCAAATGAGATACCCATGGTTAATAACTGCTTGTGATTTTGAGTTAATGTGAGATAGCCTAgataattatgtttaattttttcatcACTGATGTAACTATTTGTAGACTTAATTCATATGCACTTTACACTTACAGTTACCAGTAGCTTGCAAAGCTTGCCCATGTGGACACATTTTTGTTTCTGCTCGTCGGGCTATAATCACAGCACAAGCTGCAGCAGAAGTTCGAGATGAAGGTATAACAAAGCGGAGACGCACAGAAAGAGTAAAAAGGGGAAAACCCAACTACTATGATGCTCTGGAATATGAGAAGCAAACTAAAAAGGTAATCTATCTTTTGGTAGGAATCAGACTCAGTCTTATTAAAAGCTATTTATTCCTTGGTGGGGaaattacaagtaggcctatttagtaaCAAGTAAACGGAATTGTTTCGTCAAtaagaaaattctgttttctaTTTCTCTTAATTGTATTCAGTTTAAGTAGCTGGTCAAATATGAAGGATGTACTATTTCAGAGGTGTTGTTGGCGAagttacaactttttttttgtaagatagTGATAGAGTTTGTATAATGATGATAAGTTGGCGTGCCTCGAGAAAATCTTAAAGTTTTAGCGATTTTGTTCTTCTAAATTCTCTGACAAGGGGCTAGAACTCTAACCAGGTCATATGAGAAGAACGTATGTAGGTACATTTGTTGAATATCTGCCAGTGTTGCCCatttgtaaagttaatttgagagGCAACAGTAAATTTTTGTAATCAAATAACACttaaaaattgttactgtttttgtCATGTTTTAAGGACGTGCctgttaacatttaattttatccAAAGCAGAAACGGAATCGGAATGATGGACACAGAGATCAGCATCGGAAAGGAGAGGTAGAAGGCCAGCATCGActcaagaaaaagaagaaaaaaaaggctCCAGTTGAGAAAGAGCACGAAGAGAAAGATGTATCATTGCCAGCAATCACACCTGAAAATAGTCTTAAGTGTTTCGTCATTCTAGCAGAAATAAACAGGAAAATGGGTTCCACATCATGGAGAGtataagaatttaaaatttaatagctTAATAGCATTACACAGTGGATTTGATTCGAGTGCTTGACTTTGCCATAAGACTGGAATGTTTTCTCTGGACAAAACTCATATAGAGTCTGAGATTGCTTACAATACAATAAACCTAGTGTTTCACATCAACAGTTTAATGTGCtactttttaatcttttccacCCATTCTCTCTCCTGAATGAAgctgaattttaaatattttcctgCTATTTAAATTACGTTATTTATCCTATCACAATAATCCTTTTTTCagacatttcatttttattttcaggaaaattgatctatattgatttaaaatttaatttattgatatatttatattattttgtcagtaattcattttttttaatataagataattataatattaattaattattttgcatgTGTTGCAAtattttgaaaagcaaaaagaggaCACATTTGCCAGCATCTACTGCTAACCACATACCTTTACAAcaactttctttttattaaatatcCTACTATATATATGCTATAGAAGATGTGATATATTGCTAGTAGCAATATTCTTAactttcaacaacaaaataacaataatacaaacCATTTGAAAtggtcacaataaatttttaataaccaactaCAGAGTGTATGAATTATCAGTAGAATGGAGCTGGCAACTTGTGTCAGCAATGTATCATTAGTGGCAATAGCCGCTAAAACATGTGCAAAATCTGCAGTGAAAGTAGCTTTATGAAAATTTACCTTATGCTTaaaaaagatgttcaaaatgacgACTCTCAGCTGCCTGAACATTTCATATCACTTGAACACATTCACAATCTCTCGATGGAGCTCCTCTGCCTGTACTGCGCGAACTTCACATAGCTATATTGTTTTTAGTTCGTTTATTTAATGCGGATTATTTGCCTGTGCAGTCCCTTTCAAATTCCCCCACAGATAAGTTAAAAGGATGTAAATCAGGACTCTTATAGACAACTCACAACTCGGTCACCAAGAACTGTATTTCTCTTGTGAAAATGTTCGTGGTATGAGCAGTCACTTTATTCTTCATAAAATATCCATACGATTTTTCCTCATATGTTAATTCATTGAAAAAAGGTGCGAGTATGTTGGAACTCACTGTCTCCTCAAAAAATATGAATCCAGTTATCCTACACTCACTTATTGCACATCATACTTCGATTTTTTCGTCAAAGAGAGGAACTTGTAGACTACAATGTGGATTTTCACTATAATGACGATCATTTTGAATATTAGCATAACCACTCAAACCTCACCAGTAGGAAAGACTAAATAGGGATCAACATTTCCATCATGTACTGATTGTTGAAGCCAAGTACAATAATAAAGTCTTGCCTGGCTATCTGGCTCTTGAAGTCAGTGTACTACATGTCTTTATAGGgctttagttttaacaatttaGTAGTGACATGCACAGATATTGGTGATATTCCTACTTGTTGGGCTAAACGACGTATAGACTTAACTGGACTGTTTTCCGACCTACTCCCTATATTGTCTAATGTTTCCCTCAGTTAAAACATGTTgtcttctttacttctttttgTCCAAAACTAAACCTATGTTTCTGAATTTTGCTATCAGTTTATAAATTGTACTCTTACGTGGAACTGGAGATTCTTGATATTTCCGGCAAAATTTTCTACACATTCTCCTCCAAAATTTGCATTTCGTGAAAGTATCGTAAATGAAAACACACCGCTGGTCTCACTATACTTCATAATAGTACACAATGACTTGAAAGACTATGATTATCACTCACCAGCACGTGGTGTGGCCTCCGACCATTGATATCAGCGTGCTCCATCTACTTAAAGTGTGGATAGCCAACATGTCATTGACCGTCCCCTATATACATAGCACGCCTCTGTAATGATAAACTATACATTGTAATTGCTAAAGTAAATgtgcttaaatttaaaaaaaaaataaaacttgtatTTCAATACATTGGTACCGTGTATTGCTACAAATATGAGCAATTACCTCATGGTCTGTAACTTTCAGATGCACTTTGTCCTTTTTTCTGATGACTGGTTCAATCATATTTCTCTATAGATCTTATCTTGTTCAATAACTACTTATTGCTTAAGAGATAGGTGCTAAACTCCTTGCAAGTAAAGtgcttataataaattatattgtactaGCAATTCACCTTGCAATGATTCCAAGGATAAATTGCCCTCTTCTTTGTTCCAGTAACTTTGCATCAAAGAGAAAATGTGTTCCACATTTGCATTAACGTATGTgatgcaataaaaaaaattattttgaaagtcAAAGAACTTGGTCCACTTCTGATGTGCCTAAAGATTAATGAACTCATCACcttaatattgattcacaaactTCTTAAGGTTGCTGAATTG includes:
- the LOC138707994 gene encoding UPF0547 protein C16orf87 homolog produces the protein MPKKMITKSCPKCVQQLPVACKACPCGHIFVSARRAIITAQAAAEVRDEGITKRRRTERVKRGKPNYYDALEYEKQTKKKRNRNDGHRDQHRKGEVEGQHRLKKKKKKKAPVEKEHEEKDVSLPAITPENSLKCFVILAEINRKMGSTSWRV